The Thermococcus eurythermalis genomic sequence CGCGCTCGTCGTAGAGTAAATCGGGGATGACCGCGAGGGTGGCGACCCTCTCAAAGAGCTCCTTCGGGCTCTCAACAATCTCCCCCTTCTCGTTCCTTATGAGGTATCTGCTCGCTAAAACGCGGAGGGCGTTGAGGGAGAAGCGCTTGTCTATTTCATCGAGCCTGTCCTTGTTGAGGATTTTCTTCTTCTCCTCGCGGATTTCTGCCTTCTTCTTGCGGTAGAGGATGTAGGCCTTGGCGACGTCGAAGAGGCCAGCTCTCATGAGCTCAAGCTCGACGATGTCTTGAATGTTCTCAATGTTTGGAATCTGCCCGTCGTAGAGCTCGTTCACCCTTCTGACGACTCTCCTGACGACCCTGTTGAGGAGCTTCTCATCGTGGATTCCAACCTCAAGCATTGCCCTCTGGATGGCCCACCTTATACGCTCCCTATCAAATGGCACGATTCTACCGTCTCTTTTCATCACTTTTTCAACAGCCATATAAACACCCCTGACATATCATTATACATAATTTTGTCAATTAGTAAAATCATCAGTGCCCCATTTTCGGCCTAGTCTCCTAATATACCTTACCCTGGTTAACGTTGCCACCATGACGAATTCTGGGTTATCACATTGGATGGTATGGAATGATGTAGAAAAAGCGGTGGATGATTAGAGGGTCTCGTACAGGAGCTTCAGCCTGTACGCGTGGGTAAGCTCTTCCCTCGCGAGGTGGAGAAAGAGGTCGTTGAAGGGCTCTCCGAGGAGCTTTGAGAGTCTCATGTACATCTCGTAGGCGTGTCGCTCCCTCACCACCGCTTCAACCACTAGCTCTTCGAGGCTCTGGGGTTCTGCCCTCTCGTCGCTGAGGACTGGCTCTATCGAGAGCTCCTCGGTGTAGTCCACTATCAGATTTTCGAGTGTTCCCTCGCCCAGGAGCCCCTTCAGGGTCTCCCTGTGCCTCAGCTCCTCCTCCGCTATGAGCATGAATGTGTCCCTCATCTCGGGCCTCTCGAAGAGGGCAAAGGTCTCCCCGAGCTTGTAGAGGTTGTAGAGCTCGTTCTCCTGCCATATGAGCCTCTCGATGAGCTCCCTGGCCTTCATTCTACCACCGCTTTGAGGTAGTCGAGGAGCCCCTTTATGCTCGGCAGGACGAGGTCGGGCTTGACTTCACTCTTCTCGACGTCATTCAGGGTGCTGACGCCCGTGAGAACCATCAATGCCTTCATGCCGAAGCGCTTTGCAAATGCTATGTCCGTGTCAAGCCTGTCGCCGACCATCCAGATTTCGTCAACGTTGCCGAGCTTTGTTTTTACAACCTCACAGGCCGGCTCGTTCGGCTTTCCGATTATGAGGGGTTCCCTGTCAGTTGATGCCTTCAGCGACGCTATTATTGCCCCGGCGCCGGGGTAGAGGCCCCCCTCTGCCGGGTAAGTGGTGTCGGGGTTCGTCCCTATAAATGTCGCCCCGTTCCTGATGGCGAGCGTCCCGTACTTGAGCTTCTCGTAGGTCAGCTCCGGGTCGAGGCCGACGACTACGTGCCTGATTTCCTTCCACTTTCCTTCCCTGCACTCTTCAAGGCTCACCGTCCCCCAGCCGAGGTTTTCCATCTCCTCGTGGAGCCCCTTGCCGCCTATGACAAAGACCTTCCCGGGCTCCATGTGTTCCTTCATGTAGAGCCTCGTCGCCAGCCCGGAGGTGACTATTCTCTCCTCTGGGACGTCTATGCCCATGGAGAGGAGCTTTTCTCGATACATTTTGGGTGTTCTGGTGGAGTTGTTGGTGAGGAAGACAAAGGGGATTCCCTTCTCCTTGAGGTACTCGATTGCCTCCTTTGCCCCCTCGATGCGCTGGTTACCCCTGTAAACGACACCGTCCATATCGAATATTATTCCAATCATGCTTCCACCGGGAAAAATTGGAGGGAGGTATTAAAAGTTCACTGGCCGGCGTCCACTCTTATTGTCAGCTTTACTCCATCAGTCTGGCACTCGTTGCCGGCTTCTTTAGGCAGTTCGAAGGTCATCTCGACCTGTGCGCTCTCATCTGGCTTGAGCATCTGTGGGAGCGTTATTGCCTTTCCGCTGAGTGAGTTGAGGGTTTCGTTGACTTTAATTTTCCTTCCGTTGACTGTGATTGCCCTCAGTGTCAGCCACTTTCCGAGTTCACCCTCTTCGGGTGTTGAGTCTACCTCCTTCTCCGCCGGCGACATCTTAACTTCGTAGTTCCTGACGTTTAGGGTCAGCGTGAGCCTTCCCATATCAACAGTGCCCCTGTTCTTGACGTAGAACGTTACAGTCCTGTTTTCTCCAGGGAGCAGGTTTTCTACCTCAAAGAGCTTCAGCTCGTTGTAGAAGCGCTTTCCGTCTTTGCTGATGGCAACGTCGAGCTCTCCGGTGGTTATGGTGTTGCCTTCGGAGAGCGCCGTGTCCGTGAAGTAAGACCTGGCCACGCCCGATAACGCCAGCATGGCCAGGATTGCGGACACGATGGCCAGGTGTTTCATATTGACTGCACTCATTAGTAACACCGTAGACTATTGAAGAGATCGTTTATATACTTTTCGATACTGCCAAGTAATTGCTCACTCAAGCACCTGTATATTCAGTTTAAGACTTTGGGTGGTTCCGTTTATGGCGTCCAGTATTAGGTTCTTGGCCTCTGTCTCGGCGTAGTTTCCGTCTGGTGGTGCCGGTGGGAGTTCTGGCGGTTCGTCTTTGAAGAGGAGGAACCATAGTTGCCACTTTCCGGGTCTGTTTATGCTGAAGGTGTAGTTCGTCTCGAACTGGGGCGTCCAGTTGCCTTCAATGTCCACTGGAACGTGAGGCAGAGTCACGTTGAACCAGCCGGGCATCGGGTACATCTCGTGGATTATGGTGGTGTTTGTAGTGTTGTCCCAGGTCAGGTTTACGAGCCAGGTCTGGACGTAGTATGTCACGTTCCTGTGTTCGTGGTTGACGATGCCGATTATTACTGTGGCGTTTTCTCCGATGAACAGCTCGGTTGGGTAATCAGCGGCCTTTCCCTCGGGCCCGAGGATGTAGAACTCTGTGAAGGCCTCGCCGGGCTTGGAATGTGTCACCACGTAGGCGAGGGTACCAATGGAGGTCATTATCGCGATTATAAGGACTACCGTCAGGGCCTTGTCGAGCCTGCTGGACTGCTCCCACCCAAGCTCCTCCTTTATCTTTTCGAGCGTTATCCTGGGAACCCAGGGGTAGATTGCGTTCCTCCTGCGGTAGATGGCTATGAGCGCGAAGGCTACGTTGAAGGCCGTCAGGCTGACGAGGATTGGCTTGAGCCTTATGCCCCAGGGCGTGTAGTTGAGGCCGAGGCCTATGAGGGGGACGATGGCTATGCTCAGGCCGAAGCTCAGCGCGAGCCTCTCAAGGTTGTCGAGTTCTTTTTTCTCGGGGAAAAGGGCGGTTATGAAGACGTAGCCCGGGAAGAAGAGCACGAAGGCCAGCCCGAGGGCCTTCCTAAGCAGGCTGTCGGGGTAGAAAGCGATGAGGAAGTCAAGGATGAGCGAGAGCGCGATGATCGTTATCAGGTCCCAGTAGTCTCTCCAGTCCATTCGACCACCGATAACAGGGGGAGTGCTTAAAATGGTTTTCCTTCTAACAGAGTCAGAAATTACCCGCGTAAAAGCAGCCTTTCAAGGTCCCTTAAATCCCAGCAGATTGCGCCATTGGCCCTCTTTTTGAAGCTCTTCGCAATGATTAGAAACTCTTTTTTGCCTTTCCATTTGGTTAAATCTACCTTTTCCTTCAGGTCATTGAGGATGGCCTCGGCATTAACGCCGTCCCGCCACTTCACTTCAACGAACAAGGCCTTATCGCCTTTTATACCGACGAGGTCAATCTCGTAGCTGCCTTTCTTGGCCTTGCCCCATTGGGGCCCTATCTCCTCAAACTCCACAACACCTCTTTGGTTCAGTTCGACCAGAATGTCCCTGACGACTCTCTCGAATATCCTGCCGAAATATGTCGAGAAATTGGCCTCTATCTTCTTTATTAGAGCATCATAGTTTTCAGTTTCAACCAAACCCTGGTTTTTTCGTATGAACGTGAACCAGAAGTTTAGGAAGTAGTCACTAATAATATAGCGGGACTTTTTGGCCCTCTTTTCTAGAACAGGCTTTTCTCTCGAAATCAAGTTGAAATAATCTTCAAGGGATTTCAGGTATTTCGTTATGGTCGTTGGTTTCTGTGAAATTGCGTTCGCTATCTCCACGAGTGTGTTTCTGCCGCTTGCAATTGCCTCGAGTATAGAGAAGTATATTTTGTGGGCCCTCCCGAACTCCTCTATGAGAAGGGCCTCGCCCTCGCTCTGGAGGATTGATGAAAACCTGAGCATCTGCTCCAGAAAATCAAAGAAATTCTCTTCTTTGAAGAGCTCAAGATATTCGTAGTACTTCGGCACGCCGCCAAAAACACCGTAGAACTTTATTTTTTCCTCAAAGTCTTTCACACCCATGTCGTCGAGCATCTGAAAGACCGTGCCAGGTTTTAATGGTTTGAGGTCTATGTAAAGGTCGCTCCTCCCGTACAGCGGTGACCTCCGGAGGAGGAACACTTTTCGCATCATCCCGATGTAAGAGCCAGAAAGCACTATGAAGAACTTTTTGTCCTCCTTATACCTGTCCCAGAATTTCTGGAAGTCATGAACTATGGAGGGGTTTATCTTCAGGAAGTTCTGAAATTCGTCAAAAAACACGGCTGTCCTATCCTGTGTCCGGAACAGGAAGTTCATGAAATCCTCAAAACTTTCGAATTTGGGAGAATAGCCGAGTTTTTCTTCAATCTCCTCCCGAAAATCCTCCAGCAGAAGGCGCTCCTCCTTAACCGAGACAAAGAAGTCAAGGTACGGGATGTTTTTCCTTGAGAAAAATTCCTTAACAAGTCTTGTTTTCCCAATTCTGCGCCTGCCCGTGATTATGACCAGCGAAGACCTGGTATCAGTAAGGCCAAAGCTTTTTTCCAGAGCTTCAAGTTCCCTCTCTCTGTTATAGAATTTCATTCATAATCCACCAACAGGATTATCCTGTTTTAGGATATTTATATTTTTCGATTGGTATCCTGCTTTCTGGGAAAATACCAAAGTCACCCGCTCAGGACTTCGTAGACTTTCTTCATCACCACTATGGCGAATATAACGAGAAGGAGCTCGACGAGAGGCTTCAGGTTTTCCTTCTGCTCCCTGCTCAGGAACAGGCCGCCAACCTCCAGTGTTATCAAAAGCCCTATCAGTGCCAGGGTTAGGAAAACGTCGATACTTCTCGTCGCTAACGCGGATATGAGAACCCACGCTGACAGGAAGAGCAGAATGTAGTCCTCTACATCCATTCCCTAACTCCCCCGAGCTTTCTGGCCTTTATCTCGACGCCGTAGTCCTTCTTCTCAAAGTTCTCCACGCCTATGAGGTTGTCCATTTGTGAAAGGTGGAGTTGAAAAAAGAGTATACGAGATAGGAAGGAGACTTGCGAAAAAACATGAAGTTTATTGGTATGGCCTAGACTGGAGGGATTTAACAGAGATCAAGCTTCACAAGGTCGGACGATGGTTGTCTCTCTACTCTGGAGGCAGACGTTCCATTAGGGGGGCGGTATACTTTGCAGTGAAGCTACTTTCCAAATTTAATGGGAGTTATGATATCGTAGACTGCCAGCAATTTCCGTATCTCTCTTGCTTCTCAATTAAGTTTCACTCGGCCCTAAAAAACATCCCTCTGGTGGTCACGTGGCACGAAGTTTGGGGAGAATACTGGATGGAGTACCTGGGAAGTTTGGGAGTATTTGGGGCTCAAATAGAAAAATTAACGAGTAAACTGACGACAAACAATATTTCTGTCTCTAAACTAACTCAAAAGAGACTGAGGTCTTTGGGAGTGACGAGCGAGTTTATTCCGAACGGTATTGATTTTGAGAAAATAAGCAAGGTGAAAAAAGCAGAGGATGAGTACGATGTGGTCTTCGTGGGACGTCTGATTAAAGAGAAAAATGTTGAGTTGCTCTTAGAGGCACTAGTGGAAGTGAAGAAAAATATGCCAGACATTAGTGCTCTCATAGTAGGAGACGGGCCGGAAAAGTATCAGCTGGAAAAATTAGCCTTTGACTTAGGGCTGTCTGAAAATGTGAAATTTGTGGGATTCCTTGAGTCACATGATGAGGTAATCTCATACATGAAATCATCAAAAGCCTTCGTTCTCCCTTCAAAAAGAGAAGGCTTTGGTATAGTGGCTCTGGAAGCAAACGCTTCCGGCCTGCCTGTAGTGACAGTGAACTATCCAATGAACGCTGTCGAGGGTTTAATAATACACGGGTACACTGGCTTCGTATCGCAACCCTCTCCGACCTCCCTAGCAAAATATATTGAAATATCGCTCTCTCGTGGAAAAAAGCTTAAAAGAAACTGCATAAAAAACGCCAAACGGTATGACTGGAGCAACATAGCCGAATTAACAGAAAAATTTTATGAGAGGGTTCTAGATGGGCGTTGAAGTTTCAGTGATTTTGCCAACCATGAACGAAGAAAAGGCAGTTGCTAAGATTATAAGCCAGATAAAAGAGACCCTCGAGCAGATGGGGATATCTTACGAGATCATAGTTGTGGACAAGAGCAGTGATAGGACTCCAGAAATCGCAAGAAACCTGGGTGCAAAGGTTGTTCGGCAGAAAAGAAAGGGCTACGGGGATGCATATTTAGAGGGCTTCGCGGTTGCAAAGGGGAAGTACATTGTAATGATGGATGCGGACGGGAGCTATGACCCAAGGGACATCCCAAAGTTTCTGGAGATGCTGAAAAATGAAGATGTTGATTTTGTCATGGGTACGCGGTTGAAAGGCGAGATCAAACCCGGGGCCATGCCCTGGTTGCACCGCTACGTGGGAAACCCTCTCCTGACGAAGATCCTGAATTTATTTTTCAAGGCAGGAATTTCCGACGCCCACTGTGGATTCAGGGCGATAAAACGGGAGGCCCTTGAGAAGCTTCCCCTAAAATGTAGGGGCATGGAGTTCGCGAGCGAAATGGTGATAGAGGCGGCAAAGGCCGGTTTAAGGATTGCGGAGGTGCCTATAACTTATTATCCAAGAATTGGGGACTCAAAGCTTCACTCGTTCAGGGACGGGTGGAGGCACCTGAGGCTGATGCTCCTCTATTCGCCCTCTTATCTATTTTTACTTCCGGGGCTGTTTTTGGTTATCATTGGTTTTGGTCTCATAGCTTACGCTTACAATACGGATCCGTTGAGAATGCACACTATGATCTTGGGAAGCCTTTTGACAATAGTGGGCTTTCAGGTGATAAATTTCGGAATATCTGGAAAGGTCTACGCCGTCAAAGAAGGGCTGGATAGGCCTGACAGAATAACTAAGTTTTTCATGAGGTATTCAATTTTGGAGGAAGGGCTCATACTCGGTGGGACACTGTTTGTTGCGGGCTTGACTTTGGGCGTAAGGATATTCCTGAAGTGGAGGGAGGCAGGATATGGTGAGCTGTTTGAGGTAAGGTCAGCCATAATTGTCCTGACTCTGATAGCGCTGAGCATCCAGCTTATATTCTTCTCCTTCTTTATAAGCTCTCTAATGTTGAAGGAGGGCTTTGAGTGAGGGTTCTGATAGTTTCTCCCTACTTTTACCCGGAAGGGGGTGGGCTGGAGAGGTACGCATACGAAATGGTCAAAGAGCTGAGTAAAGAGAATGAAGTGGTCGTCGTGTGTTCCACAAAGGAAGCAGATAGGCACGAGAAAATTGGAAAAATCGAGGTTTTGAGGAAAAAACCTGACTTTATTCTCTCGAACACTCCGATTAGGCTTTTTCTCCCCTTTGAGCTCCTGAAAATGATGAAAAGAGAGAATTTCGAGCTTTTAATTGCCCATACTCCAGTTCCTTTTTTTGCCGATGTGGCATCCTTTGTTGCCACGCTTTTGAAGAAGCCAGTGGTCATTGTTTATCACTCCGGAGAGCTCAAAAAGGGCTCATGGGTGGATCTTCTCGCAGGGCTTTATGAGAGGACTGTTGAAAAAATAACGCTGAAAAACGCCAGATTGGTTTCGGTTTCTAGGTACGTTCAAAGGGTTCTGTGGAAAAAGGGGTTTTATTCGAAGGTGAAATACCCGAAAGTTAGTGAAGAGTTCCTTCTCGCCAAGCCCGATTTCAAAGGGGAAGGGAACGTTATCCTCTTCGTGGGGCAACTGGGAAAGTTCCACAGGTGGAAGAACCTAGACTTACTGTTACGGGCATTAGTTCTAGTCAAAAGGGAGATTCCCAACGTTAGACTTATCATAATCGGAGATGGAGATTTGAGAGGATACTATGAAGAGCTGTCCAGGGAACTGGGCCTTGAGAGCAACGTTAGGTTCCTTGGCTTTGTGAGCAAAAAAGAGCTGATAGAGAACTACAAGAAGGCCAGGCTTCTGGTTCTGCCTTCGTCTAAAAGCGAGGCCTTTGGAATGGTAGTCCTGGAAGCGTTGGCTTTAGGGACGCCAGTTATAACGAGCAAAGCAGGGGAATTTCCAGTAATTGTCGAAGAAAAAAAGAATGGCCTCCTGGCCGAATTGGACGAAAAAGACCTTGCGGAGAATATTCTGCTCCTGCTGAACGACGAAAAGACAAGAAGGAAAATGGCGATAATCGGAAGGAAAACGGTTAGACGCTTCACTTCCTGAACTTCCAGAGCCTCAGGTCACTCGGAACGACGTACTTTCCTATTGCACCATTTTCCTTGGCATGAATCAACAAGTACGGACCCGCTGAATATATCTCCAGTTCCCCTATTTCATGGGGGTTTTCCCTAAAATTGACCCAGCTCTCGAAAGTTATGATCCAGTCGGGGTTTAGTTCTATGGCTCTTTGTATATTCCTGTCGGCCCATTTCCAGTTCTCGAAGCCTAAAAGGGCTGGGTGTGGAGTTCCGGCAAAAAATTCATCTGGATTGGCGTTTTCTTTTAGAATTCTGAAAACTTCCCTGTCGTACCAGTAGCCGTAGTCTTGGATGCCCTTTGCCCTTATATCACTGAGCTTTAGGACGGCAGCGTTGAAAAATAAAAACTGGACAATTAGAAACACGGCAACCCATCTTTTAATCGTTAAAATGTTTATGGCTTTAATCTTAGGCCTTAACTCTTCGTAAAGCTTGATTATTCCATGGCCAGCGGAGATGCTCATCAAAGCTAAAGGTCCGAAGGTATAGCGCTCGAACGGGCCGTTGAGCAGGAATCCGTTCACGCCATTTAAGGTTAGTATCGAGGGAAGGACAACCCACAGGAGATTTCTATTCTTTGAGTCTTTTAGGACGGCATAAACGAAACCAATGACAATCAGAGGATAACCTATTAAGAATTCAAGCCAGCTCCTCAGTGCATGGCTTAAAATTCCACTCAACCCCCAGCTTAATGTATCTCGCGTGTTGTACCCCAATGGGCTTCCGTAGAAGTTGATCGACGCAATAAACAGCAGGTTCAAGGCTACTGGGAGCGCTGAAGTTATCAGGATTTTTGGGAAATCTTCTTTTTTTCTTTTCCATGCGTACATCAAGAAGAAGGGGTACGTTGTGAGCCAGGTTTCCCTTGCACAAAACGCCAAACCTGTGAAGAAGGCCGACAGTAAGGGCTTTTCGTGGAAATAATAAATGGCCAGAAGAATAAAGAAAGCCCCCCAGGGTTCTAGAGTGTATCTCGCACCATACCGTAGGGTAACGAATGACAGCAGAAACATTAGTGAACCCAAGAATCCGGCCCTTTTTCCGTAATGCCTTTTGCCTATTTCGTAGATTAGGAGCAGATCCAAGAGTGTTATCAAAGAAGTTGCAATCCTCGGAAGAAAGACCTTCAAGTCAAAGCTTTCGAACGCCATAAACGGGGACGTCAGGATAAAAACGAGCGAAGACCTTGGGGAAAACTCAAACTGCAGGGCTTTTCTTGAGATGATTAAGTATAACATCTCGTCCTGAAAGAGCCTCAAAGTGAAGAGGGGAATGAAAATTAGGAGGAACCAGAGCAAGATTAGTTTATTCTTCTCTTTCATCCTCCTCACCGTCTGTTCTCAGAATTATGAACCCATCTTCCGTTTCACCGATTATCTTGACTTCCTCAATGTTTCTCTTTTTGACTCCCTTTTCTTTTTTGAAAAGTCTGCGTATTTGTTTTATTTTTAATATCCCAACAGCAGTCCCTATGATTAACACCGCCACCGCTGGATAAACTGTCAGGGTGTCCCTTGAGAGGTACATCAAGAGGGCGAGGAGGTAAACACTGATGGCTTCCCTCACGTCTTCCCTATCCCATCTGGGCTCCAGATATTCAACCCATTCGTTTAGGACGCCAACGAGGAGAAGGTAATAGACTACAATAGCAACATCATTGGCGTAGTTTTCAGCCCCAAATGCAAGGATAACCGCTGCAATTATCAGCCCTATTACAGCGAAGAACACGAACTTCTGTCCTATTGAGAATTCCTTGTATGTTTTAGTTATCAACTTCCAGTACTTTTTAAGCAGAAGCACGGTTCCAAAAAAGAGCGTTATTACGGTTATAACAAACAGGAACCACTTTGCGTTGGGCTTTACCGTTATTGACGTGCTTATCTCTTTCGTTTCCCTGCCCGCTGGAGTTATGTAGAACTTTAAAGTATACTTCCCGGGGGGAGTTATCATTGGGAGCTTGGATTCGTGGAATATGTGAATAGTTTTCCCTTCGCTGTATTCACGCCAGGAAGGATGTTCATAAGAGAAAACCTTGACTCCAAAGTAGTAAACTTCGAGCCTGATGTCTATTTCGTTAACTACTCCCTTCTTGTTGGTTATGTAGAAGTCCGCTCTGATTGTATCTCCAGGGTGGTAAGTTTTGTTTAGAAGGATTTCGACTTTAATGTCCTCATCGTCAATCAGGAGCCTTTGGATGTTTTCCGTTTCGTTTGTTGGGGTTTCTTCTTTGGTTTCTTGGGGGATCGTAGCCTTGGTGCTTTCTGGTGTTTCAGTTTTAGTTTGGCTTGTACTTGTCTCTGCCTTTGGTTTTTCTATTGGCTTGGCCTCGGTAATGGTTAAGTTATCAAGATAAACCGTCCCGGTGCTGTTTATCACAATAACCAGGGCGGAGAATCTGGCCTCTTTTGAAGGCAGGGCAACCATTTCTACTTCTTTCCACTCAAAAGAGCTCTTTCCTATGAACGTAAGGTTCTTTGCGAAGAGAAACGTTTTATTTTCATTGAAATAAGCTATCTCAGCCAAAATGCCGCTGGCGTTTTCGGCTTTTATTGAGAATGAGTACTTTAGAGTTGTATTAATAGGGATTAGTGGTGAAACTAGGGTACTAAATCCCCTTCCTACGGAAGTTGCCTTTAGAATTGTGTCATTGTTGATTGTCAAATGTTCTACCTTAACCCCGTTGCCTTGCCATTCTTTGCTTTCCTCTACGTTAGCTGAAACGGAGGTGAGCAGTAAAGAGATGAAAATCAGAAGGATTAACTTTTTCGTAACGATCACCTCCTGAAGATTCTGCTCTTGACGTTCTCTGCTAACCTTTTGAACTTCTCTTCCAATCTCCCTGCCCACCTGTCGCCTTTCTCTCTCCTCCAGTCGTAGAAGATATAGAAGATGCTCAAGACAAAGGTTGTTAAGGAGATTATCAGCCCCCTCTCAAACCAGTCTTGGGGAGTGTACCTTAGGACTATTTCAAGATCTCCTGTCTGGTTGATCCAGAAGCCGTTTATGACTCCGTATACTGGAACGGGCTTGACTTTCTCGACGAGCTTTCCATCCTTGTAGACCCTCGCCTCCCACAGCGGGTCATAGGACTCGGCGAAGGTCAGGAAGAACGGCTTCGTGGCGTTGACTTTGACCTTCCAGAGGGTCGGGTTGATTTTTGTGTAGTTTTGGACTGTGGCGGGAGTTTCGTTGACGTTGAAGATGTCCTCGAGGGTCTCGTTGTTGTCTGTTGAATAGAGCCAGACGACATCTAAGATGGCATCCTTTGATACAGGAGTGATTTTTAGTTTATACTTTCCTTCTCTCAAGTAAAAAGTTGGGGTGTATCTGAATGTTAGATTCTCTGAGCTTAAAATGTAGCTGTAGTTCCCTATGGATACATTAAATGTGCCTATACCCTTTAATGCAATCTTGTAGGTGCTGTTCTTCACTATTTCCATGTCTTGCCAAGCTTCCCCATCGTCTTTGAATTTTATGAGTTCTCCGTTGCTTGCGTTGAGGTTTTTAATGGTATCAGCATTAGAGTTGTAAAGGTCTGATTCAGCTTCAAATATGTAAATTACTGTCTTGTTCTGGAGTAATCGCTTAACTTCTTCCTTTGCTTTATAGTACTCGTTCTCTGGTACCAATGCAAATAAATTAACTGCATTGAAGCCTCTGACGTTTTCGAGAACTATTTTATGTTCTCCTTTTTCAAGCTTGAATGTGCCTAAATCCTTCCAAACAAATTTATTTAGCTGATCCTTGGTTTTGATATAAATCGGAGTTCCATCGAGATAGACCCTTATTGCTCCGCCTTTCTGGTTCTTAAAGTAGCGAATGAAAATCTTGTAATTATCGGTTTTATCGACTTTGAAGGGAATTTCGAGGGTGACTGGCTTAGTGTAGTTTGTTATGTCATAAACTTTCACATCATCTACCCAGATCACGTTGGGCAAAGGTTTATCTGTTTCATGACCGTGCCATATTTGGAGTTGGAGATACTTGGTGTTTTCATTTTCGGGCTGGTAATCAAAAGTTACAGTTTTCCAGTCGAAGGTGCCGCTTCCAACAGTTTTAACATATCTAGTCAATATTGGTGTACTATCCTTGTCAAGTTCAAGAACCTTTATGTGCACCCCATGCGCATTGTATCCTTTAATCCTAAGTTCAAAATGATAAACATGACTCGAGCTTATATGTATGAGAGGAGATTTGACGGTTTTCCAGCCCCAAGTTGAGTTATATAGCGTTGTTACTAATGTGCCATTCTGCAGTGATAGAGTCTGTATAGAATTCCACTGTATTTGGTCAGTATAATTTGCCCACGCTGATAACTCTCTCTTATCTTGAAATGTCCAAATTGCTACCAGCGTTTTATTTGAAATTGTGTTGGAGGATTTTT encodes the following:
- a CDS encoding glycosyltransferase family 39 protein, which gives rise to MKEKNKLILLWFLLIFIPLFTLRLFQDEMLYLIISRKALQFEFSPRSSLVFILTSPFMAFESFDLKVFLPRIATSLITLLDLLLIYEIGKRHYGKRAGFLGSLMFLLSFVTLRYGARYTLEPWGAFFILLAIYYFHEKPLLSAFFTGLAFCARETWLTTYPFFLMYAWKRKKEDFPKILITSALPVALNLLFIASINFYGSPLGYNTRDTLSWGLSGILSHALRSWLEFLIGYPLIVIGFVYAVLKDSKNRNLLWVVLPSILTLNGVNGFLLNGPFERYTFGPLALMSISAGHGIIKLYEELRPKIKAINILTIKRWVAVFLIVQFLFFNAAVLKLSDIRAKGIQDYGYWYDREVFRILKENANPDEFFAGTPHPALLGFENWKWADRNIQRAIELNPDWIITFESWVNFRENPHEIGELEIYSAGPYLLIHAKENGAIGKYVVPSDLRLWKFRK